A stretch of the Balneola vulgaris DSM 17893 genome encodes the following:
- the cmk gene encoding (d)CMP kinase: MIVVIDGPAGSGKSSTARAVAERLKIQFLDSGALYRVATLIYLNSQNNGDSFFDALKESDISFYFKEKKFHVLLNHSDVSDEIRAMHVANAVSTVAAMPEVRAFVNALMRQAVQSGIYIADGRDLGTAVFPDAELKFFMIADLDERARRRLSELEAKGEQTTFDEVRKNIEDRDLKDSSRASDPLKQADDAILVNTSGLTFEDQVQMISEHVQQLIAKNA, from the coding sequence ATGATAGTAGTTATAGATGGACCCGCAGGGTCAGGAAAAAGTTCAACAGCCCGGGCGGTAGCCGAGCGTCTTAAGATCCAATTTTTGGACTCTGGAGCGCTGTATAGGGTGGCAACACTCATCTATCTTAACTCTCAGAATAACGGAGACTCGTTCTTTGATGCGCTGAAAGAAAGTGATATCTCGTTTTACTTCAAAGAGAAAAAATTTCATGTGTTGTTAAATCACTCAGATGTATCTGATGAAATAAGAGCCATGCATGTTGCAAATGCTGTTAGTACAGTAGCTGCAATGCCAGAAGTGAGAGCTTTTGTGAATGCCTTAATGCGCCAAGCGGTGCAAAGTGGAATTTACATTGCCGATGGTCGCGACCTAGGCACGGCTGTTTTCCCTGATGCGGAGTTAAAGTTCTTCATGATCGCAGATCTTGATGAGCGTGCTCGCCGTCGGTTATCTGAATTAGAAGCCAAAGGTGAACAAACTACGTTTGATGAAGTAAGAAAAAATATTGAAGACAGAGATTTGAAAGATTCCTCTAGAGCATCTGATCCGCTGAAACAAGCCGATGATGCAATATTAGTGAATACTTCTGGACTCACTTTCGAAGATCAAGTTCAAATGATCTCAGAACATGTTCAACAGCTTATTGCTAAGAACGCTTAA
- the rpsT gene encoding 30S ribosomal protein S20, whose translation MPQTKQAIKRVRQAEKRKLHNRTRKSKMRTLIKSVFESTDKTQAEKLLKDAISYIDRMSVKGIVHPNNAARKKARLTKHVNNL comes from the coding sequence ATGCCACAAACTAAACAAGCGATCAAACGTGTTCGACAAGCAGAGAAGAGAAAGCTTCACAACCGTACTCGTAAGTCAAAAATGAGAACTTTAATCAAAAGCGTTTTTGAGTCTACGGATAAAACTCAGGCTGAAAAACTCTTAAAAGATGCTATTTCTTACATTGATAGAATGAGTGTAAAGGGTATTGTTCACCCAAACAACGCTGCTCGTAAAAAAGCTCGTCTTACAAAGCACGTAAACAACTTATAA
- the gpmI gene encoding 2,3-bisphosphoglycerate-independent phosphoglycerate mutase — MANSQSKALLVILDGFGLAEDPSVSAIHHANTPFIDHLFASYPNAHLSASGDHVGLPDGQFGNSEVGHLNIGAGRIVRQALSRINHSIEEGDFNQNETLVQAIQSAKAKGKIHIMGLFSDGGVHSHNEHLFALLKLCKQHKLPQVYVHAFTDGRDTSPKGGIHYARDFEQEAQNIGCGTLASVIGRYFAMDRDNRWERIEKAYNLLVHGKGAAFDSAEEAFQASYKDGKTDEFIEPILLDDSPASRIEAGDTVIFYNIRGDRAREISRALTDSEFSEFETKALDLNYVSFTSYDETFTHIPVAFPPLELENTLGEWVSKQGKKQFRIAETEKYPHVTYFFNGGIEVPNEGEDRLVIPSPKVATYDMQPEMSAEEVATELCKRLASEAYDLAILNFANPDMVGHTGDMQAAIKAVEAVDAQLKRVITTANEHGYTSLIIADHGNADQMIKKDGSPHTAHTTALVPSILVNHSEDVPLQTGILADVAPTLLKIMGLQKPAEMTGNSLY; from the coding sequence ATGGCCAACTCTCAATCTAAAGCACTTCTTGTAATTTTAGATGGGTTTGGGTTGGCCGAAGATCCATCCGTTAGCGCGATTCATCACGCTAACACCCCTTTCATCGACCACCTCTTTGCAAGCTATCCGAACGCACACCTTTCGGCTAGTGGAGATCATGTTGGATTACCCGACGGTCAGTTTGGAAACTCAGAAGTAGGTCACCTTAATATTGGTGCTGGGAGAATTGTGCGCCAAGCACTCTCTCGCATTAACCATTCTATTGAGGAAGGCGACTTCAACCAAAACGAAACCCTCGTTCAAGCAATTCAGAGTGCGAAGGCCAAAGGTAAGATCCATATCATGGGTCTTTTCTCGGATGGTGGCGTTCATAGCCACAACGAGCACCTCTTCGCATTACTCAAGCTATGCAAACAGCATAAGCTTCCACAGGTATATGTACATGCCTTCACAGATGGGCGCGATACTTCCCCAAAAGGTGGCATTCATTATGCGCGCGACTTCGAACAAGAAGCACAAAACATTGGGTGTGGAACGCTCGCTTCTGTGATCGGTCGCTACTTCGCTATGGATCGTGACAACCGTTGGGAGCGCATCGAAAAAGCATACAACCTGTTGGTGCATGGCAAAGGCGCTGCATTCGATAGCGCTGAAGAAGCATTCCAAGCCAGTTACAAGGATGGGAAAACAGACGAGTTTATAGAACCTATTCTTTTAGACGATTCTCCAGCGTCTCGCATTGAAGCCGGTGATACCGTAATCTTCTACAACATACGTGGGGACCGAGCTCGAGAGATATCACGTGCGCTCACCGATTCAGAATTCTCGGAATTTGAGACCAAAGCTCTGGATTTGAATTATGTTTCATTCACCTCTTACGATGAGACTTTCACGCACATTCCGGTAGCCTTCCCTCCCCTTGAGTTGGAAAATACTTTGGGTGAATGGGTAAGTAAACAAGGGAAAAAGCAGTTTCGCATAGCTGAAACCGAAAAGTATCCACACGTTACCTATTTCTTTAACGGCGGCATTGAAGTGCCGAATGAAGGCGAAGATCGATTGGTGATACCAAGCCCCAAAGTTGCTACTTACGATATGCAACCTGAAATGAGCGCGGAGGAAGTAGCCACCGAATTATGTAAGCGACTGGCATCCGAAGCTTACGATTTAGCCATTTTAAACTTTGCCAATCCCGATATGGTGGGCCACACGGGCGATATGCAAGCCGCCATCAAAGCGGTAGAAGCCGTTGACGCCCAACTAAAGCGTGTGATTACCACGGCCAATGAACACGGGTACACCAGCTTAATAATCGCAGATCACGGCAATGCCGATCAAATGATTAAGAAAGACGGCAGCCCCCATACCGCGCACACCACCGCTCTGGTTCCATCCATTTTAGTGAACCATTCTGAAGACGTACCACTACAAACAGGCATCTTAGCCGATGTAGCCCCTACCCTTTTAAAAATAATGGGACTTCAGAAACCTGCCGAAATGACCGGTAACTCTCTATATTAA
- a CDS encoding ATP-dependent Clp protease ATP-binding subunit — MEGNFSSKVRDVIQFSREEALRLGHDYIGTEHLILGIVRLGDGVAIRILKNLDCDLFKLKKTIEDTVRGTGGSVTVGNIPLTKQAEKVLRITYLEAKLYKSDTIGTEHLLLSLLRDDENIAAQILQQFNVSYDSVREELDLIISGRTREESDDSSSLSASASPKGASGSGSGSAREKKMEKSKTPVLDNFGRDLTSMAEEGKLDPIIGRDKEIERVAQVLSRRKKNNPVLIGEPGVGKTAIAEGLADRIVQRKVSRVLYDKRVIALDLAALVAGTKYRGQFEERMKAVMTELEKTDNVILFIDELHTIVGAGGASGSLDASNMLKPALARGDIQAIGATTLNEYRQFIEKDGALERRFQKIMVDPTSPEETVEILKQIKPKYEKHHGVRYTDEALDACVSLTDRYVTDHFLPDKAIDALDEAGARVHLSNITVPKHIIELEENIEKTSVEKNTMVKKQRFEEAARLRDTEKRLIEDLEIAQKEWEKEAANILFDVEEDDVASVIAMMSGVPVNKISQNEGQKLLKMKESLAGKVIGQDEAIVKLTKAIQRTRAGLKDPSRPIGSFIFLGPTGVGKTEMAKVLAKYLFDKDDALIRVDMSEYMEKFSVSRLVGAPPGYVGYEEGGILTEKVRRKPYSVVLLDEIEKAHPDVFNILLQVLDDGILTDSLGRKVDFRNTIIIMTSNIGARDIRNLGKGIGFAGPEDGSFDYAKMKSTIQDALKKVFNPEFLNRIDDVITFKPLDKKDIYQIIDIICDELFTRIKNIGFNIEITKGAKEFITDKGYDPKYGARPLKRAIQKYVEDPLAEELLESKKEEGSTVKIKMNKSRDGLKFDWTKPDPKEVSSEASKEEDTSEEAKEA; from the coding sequence ATGGAGGGTAATTTTTCAAGTAAAGTAAGAGATGTAATCCAATTCAGTAGAGAAGAAGCGCTGCGATTAGGACACGATTACATCGGAACTGAACATTTAATACTAGGCATTGTTCGCTTAGGCGATGGTGTGGCTATCCGAATTTTAAAAAATTTAGACTGCGACCTCTTTAAGCTCAAAAAGACGATTGAAGACACAGTGCGTGGCACGGGCGGCTCGGTTACCGTAGGTAATATCCCTCTCACAAAACAAGCTGAAAAAGTTTTACGCATCACCTATTTAGAAGCCAAGCTTTATAAAAGTGATACCATTGGCACCGAACATCTCCTACTCTCTTTACTTCGAGACGACGAGAATATTGCCGCCCAGATTCTTCAACAGTTTAATGTATCGTACGACTCTGTGCGTGAAGAACTAGACTTGATTATTTCAGGTCGTACCCGCGAGGAATCCGATGATTCCTCCTCTCTATCTGCAAGTGCATCACCAAAAGGCGCCTCTGGTTCAGGATCAGGAAGCGCGAGGGAGAAGAAAATGGAAAAATCAAAAACACCTGTTTTAGATAACTTCGGTCGTGATTTAACCTCCATGGCCGAGGAAGGGAAACTAGATCCTATTATCGGAAGAGATAAAGAAATTGAACGAGTGGCTCAGGTATTGAGTCGCCGAAAGAAGAACAATCCAGTTCTTATTGGAGAGCCAGGAGTGGGTAAAACGGCTATCGCCGAAGGCCTTGCCGATCGTATTGTTCAGCGCAAGGTATCGCGAGTACTCTATGATAAGCGTGTGATCGCGCTCGATCTAGCCGCACTGGTTGCGGGTACTAAGTACCGGGGACAGTTCGAAGAACGTATGAAAGCCGTGATGACTGAGCTGGAGAAAACAGACAATGTGATTCTGTTTATTGATGAGCTTCACACCATTGTGGGTGCAGGTGGAGCCAGTGGTTCCCTAGATGCATCAAATATGTTGAAGCCGGCTCTTGCACGTGGCGATATCCAAGCCATCGGTGCTACTACACTGAACGAGTACAGGCAGTTCATCGAAAAAGACGGTGCTTTAGAGCGTCGTTTCCAGAAGATCATGGTAGATCCTACCTCGCCTGAAGAAACGGTGGAGATCCTAAAACAAATTAAACCAAAGTATGAGAAGCATCACGGAGTACGCTATACCGATGAAGCGCTTGACGCCTGTGTATCTCTTACCGACCGCTATGTAACCGATCACTTTCTACCAGATAAAGCCATTGATGCTTTAGATGAAGCCGGTGCTCGCGTTCACCTTTCTAATATCACCGTTCCAAAGCATATCATTGAATTGGAAGAGAATATTGAAAAGACCAGTGTTGAAAAGAACACCATGGTGAAGAAACAACGCTTTGAAGAAGCCGCTCGCCTGCGTGACACTGAAAAGCGTTTAATAGAAGATTTAGAAATCGCTCAAAAAGAGTGGGAAAAAGAAGCTGCTAATATCTTATTCGATGTTGAAGAAGACGATGTAGCCTCTGTAATCGCTATGATGAGCGGTGTTCCGGTGAACAAAATCAGCCAGAATGAAGGGCAGAAACTTCTGAAAATGAAGGAAAGCCTAGCCGGTAAAGTAATTGGCCAAGACGAAGCCATAGTGAAGTTAACCAAAGCCATACAACGTACTCGTGCTGGATTAAAAGATCCATCACGCCCAATTGGTTCGTTCATTTTCCTAGGACCTACAGGAGTGGGTAAAACGGAAATGGCGAAAGTGCTAGCTAAATATCTATTCGACAAAGATGACGCCCTCATCCGTGTTGATATGAGTGAGTACATGGAGAAATTCTCTGTATCTCGTTTAGTGGGAGCGCCTCCGGGGTATGTTGGATATGAAGAAGGTGGCATCTTAACTGAAAAAGTTCGTCGCAAGCCTTACAGTGTTGTACTTCTGGATGAAATCGAGAAAGCACACCCAGATGTATTCAACATTCTATTACAAGTATTAGACGACGGTATCCTCACCGACAGCCTTGGCCGTAAGGTGGATTTCCGTAATACCATCATTATTATGACCTCGAATATTGGGGCCCGTGATATCCGAAATCTTGGTAAAGGCATTGGCTTTGCAGGACCTGAAGATGGTAGCTTCGATTACGCAAAAATGAAATCGACCATTCAGGATGCGTTGAAGAAAGTATTCAATCCAGAATTCTTAAATAGAATTGACGATGTAATCACCTTCAAGCCTCTTGACAAAAAAGACATCTATCAGATTATCGATATCATTTGTGATGAGCTCTTTACACGTATCAAGAACATTGGCTTTAACATTGAGATCACTAAAGGAGCTAAGGAGTTCATAACCGATAAAGGCTATGATCCTAAATACGGAGCTCGACCTCTAAAAAGAGCCATTCAGAAGTATGTGGAAGACCCCCTTGCGGAAGAATTGCTGGAGAGTAAAAAAGAGGAAGGTTCTACGGTTAAGATCAAAATGAATAAATCCAGAGATGGGTTGAAGTTTGATTGGACCAAACCTGATCCCAAAGAAGTAAGTAGCGAGGCCTCTAAAGAAGAAGACACTTCTGAAGAAGCTAAAGAAGCTTAA
- a CDS encoding STING domain-containing protein, producing MKQRIFIGSSKEGLEVAEFIKSELNTEFECSIWTDDVFKYNDSFFETLIREASLFDYGILIATKDDFTKSRDNSFETPRDNVVFEFGLFLGAMGTNRAFLIQEKGSKLPSDLLGITIPSFERVADLNTSEELDSFVSRITETINENSELGTLSLLPSTALAIGYYNNFLKPLCEELYTNEEIDINGSNCSDFKVKIVLPKNLDSDIKKYAQVYFKKNSLSQTSIQTRSRNYPVFVVKSEPTNGCVNIYDIPTTLDGIDKAIEILLRKGHIGKTSQQKLLEERELRNFESTLSHLIESDAYTKELIEIIKE from the coding sequence ATGAAACAAAGAATTTTTATTGGTAGCTCAAAAGAAGGTCTTGAAGTTGCAGAGTTTATAAAATCTGAATTGAATACCGAATTCGAATGTTCAATTTGGACAGACGATGTTTTTAAATACAATGACAGTTTCTTCGAAACATTGATCAGAGAAGCAAGTCTGTTTGACTACGGAATTTTAATCGCAACAAAAGACGACTTTACAAAATCACGCGATAACTCATTTGAAACACCTCGCGATAATGTGGTTTTCGAATTTGGTCTTTTCCTAGGTGCTATGGGAACAAATAGAGCCTTTTTGATTCAAGAGAAGGGCAGTAAATTACCTTCAGATTTATTGGGAATAACAATTCCCTCCTTTGAACGGGTAGCCGATTTAAATACGAGTGAAGAGTTAGATTCTTTCGTTTCAAGAATTACAGAAACCATAAATGAAAATTCAGAATTAGGCACATTAAGCCTTCTACCCTCAACCGCTTTGGCAATTGGATATTATAACAATTTTCTCAAGCCTTTATGCGAAGAGCTTTATACAAACGAAGAAATAGATATAAATGGTTCTAATTGTTCTGATTTTAAGGTAAAAATTGTTCTTCCTAAAAACCTTGATTCTGACATAAAGAAATACGCCCAAGTATACTTCAAGAAGAATTCGCTCAGTCAGACAAGCATTCAAACAAGAAGTAGAAATTATCCTGTCTTTGTTGTGAAAAGTGAACCAACTAATGGATGCGTAAATATTTATGACATACCAACCACTCTTGACGGCATAGATAAGGCGATTGAAATCCTTTTACGGAAAGGACACATTGGGAAAACTAGCCAGCAGAAACTTTTGGAAGAAAGGGAACTAAGAAATTTCGAATCAACATTATCGCATTTAATTGAAAGTGACGCATACACAAAAGAACTTATTGAAATAATAAAAGAATAA
- a CDS encoding ester cyclase has translation MTEIWNKKDFDKIEQYVHPEYTIHLDTNDPWEGKTLSHSEFIERLNFSFNSFPDMNFEITSAIPEENHVAITWILTGTNLGMIGEYPATKKSINTKGITIYHFKDHLINGHTQIFDRVTVMKQLGFM, from the coding sequence ATGACTGAAATTTGGAATAAGAAGGATTTTGACAAAATTGAGCAATATGTTCATCCTGAGTATACCATTCATCTCGACACAAATGATCCTTGGGAAGGTAAAACCTTATCTCATTCTGAATTCATAGAACGGTTGAATTTTTCATTCAACTCATTTCCTGATATGAATTTTGAAATTACATCCGCAATACCAGAAGAAAATCACGTTGCTATAACTTGGATTTTAACAGGTACAAATCTTGGAATGATCGGAGAATACCCGGCAACTAAAAAGTCTATTAATACCAAAGGGATAACTATTTATCATTTTAAGGACCATTTGATTAATGGACACACTCAAATTTTTGACAGAGTAACTGTTATGAAACAATTAGGGTTTATGTAA
- a CDS encoding GIY-YIG nuclease family protein has product MRTRKELKEAYKQVKFPMGVFQIRNIKNNKVLIDHSIDMDSKWNRHKMELKFGNHRNRSFQKDWNEYGEESFVFNVLSELKSRDEENINYNKELETLQDIVIEELNIDSIYK; this is encoded by the coding sequence ATGAGAACAAGAAAAGAGCTTAAAGAAGCTTACAAACAAGTGAAATTCCCTATGGGAGTTTTTCAAATACGAAACATTAAAAACAATAAAGTCTTGATTGACCATAGTATTGATATGGATTCAAAATGGAATAGACATAAAATGGAACTTAAGTTCGGAAACCATAGGAATCGGAGCTTCCAAAAAGATTGGAATGAGTATGGAGAAGAAAGTTTTGTGTTTAATGTTTTATCGGAATTAAAAAGTAGAGATGAAGAAAATATAAACTACAATAAGGAATTGGAAACTCTACAGGATATAGTTATCGAAGAGTTGAATATTGATAGTATCTACAAATAA
- a CDS encoding sensor histidine kinase, whose protein sequence is MVDQYFFKNRKARFYIVNLLLIIGIYFLIQYFLKLIVFNPSIDGVRLREVKSGAYTSIQLLLPMILGIGMCIGLKMNNNWTKNELILQQIKQTQLDAEIKYLKYQIQPHFLFNTLNNIYSLIDSSPNTAKTSIHSLSKMMRYLLHESAKNHVPLAKEIDFLDRYIDLMQLRTSSNLTLTKNFPMINQPIQVAPLLLISFVENAFKHGVDTVQPSFIKINLGIRKDTIHYSIINSSFPKTEYITDSGIGLKNLKKRLELTYPNRFELTQEDSNNIYTAKLILTVQ, encoded by the coding sequence TTGGTAGATCAGTACTTTTTTAAAAATAGAAAAGCCCGTTTTTATATCGTAAACCTCTTACTCATTATTGGAATATATTTCCTAATTCAGTACTTCTTAAAATTAATTGTTTTTAACCCTTCAATAGATGGTGTCAGACTTAGAGAGGTTAAAAGTGGAGCCTATACATCTATTCAACTTTTATTACCAATGATTTTAGGTATTGGGATGTGTATTGGTTTAAAAATGAACAATAATTGGACTAAAAATGAATTGATTTTACAACAAATAAAACAGACCCAATTAGATGCGGAAATCAAATACTTGAAATACCAAATTCAACCTCACTTCCTATTCAATACTTTAAATAATATTTATTCATTAATTGATAGTTCTCCTAATACAGCCAAAACCTCTATTCATAGTTTGAGTAAAATGATGCGTTATTTGCTACATGAATCTGCAAAAAACCATGTTCCTTTGGCAAAAGAAATTGATTTTTTGGATCGCTACATAGACTTAATGCAATTACGAACTTCCTCTAATTTAACCTTAACAAAAAATTTTCCTATGATTAATCAACCCATCCAAGTTGCTCCACTCTTATTAATCTCCTTTGTCGAAAACGCATTTAAACATGGTGTAGATACTGTGCAACCTAGTTTTATAAAGATCAACTTGGGTATACGAAAGGATACCATACACTATAGCATTATAAATTCTTCATTTCCTAAAACAGAGTATATAACAGATTCTGGAATTGGTCTTAAAAATCTTAAAAAGAGGCTAGAATTGACATATCCAAACAGATTTGAATTGACCCAAGAAGATAGTAATAATATATACACAGCTAAATTGATACTAACCGTTCAATAA
- a CDS encoding LytR/AlgR family response regulator transcription factor → MMIKCILIDDEPLALNLLEGYVKSTPYLELVAKCNNAITALEILEENDIDLIFCDIQMPNLSGMEFSKTIVNDKAKIIFTTAFEEFALESYKVNAIDYLVKPISYSEFFSALNKAKKQIRNTPIQGHTANYNDDYIFVKSDYKLIKIELKDLMYVEGLKDYLKFYTVNSEKPILSLKSMKSLEEELPNKYFMRVHRSFIVNLKKVTTIERNHIIFGKKNIPVSEKYKENFQMFIDSNFSK, encoded by the coding sequence ATAATGATTAAATGTATATTGATTGATGATGAACCGCTAGCACTTAATCTTTTAGAAGGTTATGTGAAATCTACACCTTATTTAGAATTAGTTGCAAAATGTAATAACGCTATTACAGCTTTAGAAATACTTGAAGAAAATGATATCGATTTGATTTTTTGTGATATACAAATGCCAAATTTATCAGGTATGGAGTTTTCAAAAACGATCGTAAATGATAAAGCAAAAATTATTTTTACTACTGCCTTTGAAGAGTTTGCTTTAGAAAGTTATAAGGTAAATGCCATAGATTACTTAGTAAAACCTATTAGTTATTCAGAGTTTTTTTCAGCATTAAATAAAGCAAAAAAACAAATTCGGAATACTCCAATACAAGGACATACTGCAAATTATAATGATGATTATATATTCGTAAAATCTGATTACAAATTGATTAAAATAGAATTAAAAGATTTAATGTATGTAGAAGGGTTAAAAGACTATTTAAAATTCTATACGGTCAATTCTGAAAAACCAATACTCTCCTTAAAAAGTATGAAGTCTTTAGAAGAAGAGTTGCCTAATAAATACTTTATGCGTGTGCATCGGTCTTTTATAGTGAACTTAAAAAAAGTTACAACCATTGAGCGTAATCATATCATCTTTGGCAAAAAAAACATCCCTGTTTCGGAAAAATATAAAGAGAACTTTCAGATGTTTATTGATTCTAATTTTTCAAAATAG
- a CDS encoding S41 family peptidase, with protein MIKTLIIALLFFILTPTDNINAQNRNTDLPPTLHDSGLTAIQTEIIIDSIGNKLRTNYIFPEIAEKMLSKLENNLSKGFYKSIDDPMEFANKLTQDLQSVSNDIHLRVIYAPEMIAEEQKVVTAADSLKFINKQIDRMKRENFGFKEVKILDGNIGYLNLKGFFKAQYAGETAVAAMNFLSNTDALIIDLRQNGGGTPGIIQLITSYLYGAENMVHLNTIYWKPTDTYTHTYTLPHVSGKRNPFADIYILTSSRTFSAAEEFSYNLKQLKRATLIGETTGGGAHAGGMEFLTDRFAMWIPAGNAINPISNTNWEGTGVVPHIKVKAEQALEIAQITALDSLSKKTQDLQMKHYYEWHLKTQKALLNPIKIEPDILKSYTGRYNERVVTFENGKLYYQRGDRGKYELTPLSEDEFKLKGLPDFRIRFILENNTVIALEGYYDDGRTDRDLKSPKK; from the coding sequence ATGATCAAGACTTTAATAATTGCTTTACTTTTTTTCATCTTAACACCAACAGACAATATAAATGCGCAGAACCGTAATACTGATTTACCCCCCACACTACATGATTCTGGTTTAACAGCTATACAAACCGAGATTATAATCGATTCAATTGGAAACAAATTAAGAACGAACTATATATTTCCTGAAATTGCAGAAAAAATGCTATCAAAGTTAGAAAACAACTTAAGTAAAGGGTTTTATAAGTCGATTGATGATCCAATGGAATTTGCAAATAAACTCACGCAAGATTTACAGTCTGTAAGTAACGACATTCACCTTCGTGTTATTTATGCCCCCGAAATGATTGCAGAAGAACAAAAAGTTGTAACCGCTGCAGACAGCCTCAAATTTATTAATAAGCAAATAGATAGAATGAAACGGGAAAATTTTGGTTTCAAAGAGGTAAAAATATTAGATGGTAATATAGGCTACTTGAATCTTAAAGGATTTTTTAAAGCTCAATATGCAGGGGAAACTGCTGTGGCAGCAATGAATTTTTTAAGTAACACAGATGCACTAATTATAGATCTTCGCCAAAATGGAGGGGGAACGCCGGGCATAATTCAATTGATTACTAGTTATCTTTATGGAGCAGAAAATATGGTGCATCTAAATACTATCTATTGGAAGCCGACGGATACTTACACACATACTTATACCCTACCACATGTTAGTGGAAAACGAAATCCTTTTGCTGATATATATATACTAACAAGTAGCCGCACATTTTCGGCTGCCGAAGAGTTTAGTTATAATTTAAAGCAACTAAAACGTGCCACTTTAATTGGAGAAACAACTGGTGGTGGCGCACATGCAGGTGGAATGGAGTTTCTGACAGATAGATTCGCCATGTGGATACCAGCAGGTAATGCAATTAACCCAATATCGAATACCAATTGGGAAGGTACTGGGGTTGTACCGCATATTAAAGTTAAAGCAGAACAAGCTTTAGAGATTGCTCAAATTACTGCACTTGATTCTTTATCGAAAAAAACTCAAGACCTTCAAATGAAACATTATTATGAATGGCATTTAAAAACACAAAAAGCATTACTCAATCCTATAAAAATTGAGCCAGACATTCTTAAATCTTACACTGGAAGGTATAACGAACGAGTTGTTACTTTTGAAAATGGAAAGTTATACTATCAAAGAGGTGATAGGGGAAAATATGAACTTACACCCTTAAGCGAAGATGAGTTTAAATTAAAAGGATTACCTGATTTCAGAATTCGGTTTATATTAGAAAATAACACAGTTATAGCTCTGGAAGGGTACTATGATGATGGGAGAACTGATAGAGATTTAAAGTCTCCAAAAAAATAA